From Gottschalkiaceae bacterium SANA:
ATTGATGGATGAAACACGAGAAGAAGTAGAGTCGATTGAAGAAGGATTTGAAACCATTGAAGATGAGCTAGAGGAAACAGAGATCCTTGAAGAAACTGAAGTGGAAGTCAATGCTGCCAATGTAGAAAGTGAAGAAGAAACGGTTGATGTTTCGATTTTAGAAAAACAAGCAGTAACGGCAGAAAAAATTGTGTTTTTAGATTACCCTGCCCTCTTTGAAAAGTCGATTCAGGCCTATCGTGACGCATGGTTTGATCTTTCTGTGAAAGACTATTATACGGTTGATGATACCGTGTCTGGTTTTAAAAAGTTCTTTAATCAACGGAACCTGGATAAACTAGAGGATGAATTGTTATCCTTGTCAGAGAAGTGGCATGCCAATCGATCAGAGACCTATGCAAAGATCAAGAAGCTGATGAAAAAAGGTTTGAACTTGAGTGATGATAGTCTGGATTGGCTCTTGCGGGATGAAACCTTGGTGGCCATGCGTGCCTATTTCAATCGTGCAAGACTGTTGAACCCCGAGTTATCCATGAACGATGTAGTCGGTGGATTTTGGCAAGTCATGTGGATGATGGCGGTTCGCGAAGCGGCCGGGCAAGAAATGAAATTAACCGACCCAATCTTTGGCTATGCCCTGTTGCCTATGTATGCGGATTATTTGGTCAATACCGTTAAGATGGAGTCTGCTGAACAAGCCACTTCCATTGATAAACTGTTGGCCATGGTTCGTGGACAAGACATCGTGATTCGGAATTTAAAGGACAAGGAAATTCGTGAGTTGGTCGATGCAGTTGAAAAGGACTACGATCGTGGTCTTGATACTGAAATTTATATTTGCATGGAGCAGATGGTAACCACAACCATGAAAGCCTACGAGGAGCAAAAAGGGATGGCTCTTCCCTTCCTGAAAGATTTGCTGGGCGCGTCTATGACAAGAAGCATGACGCGAAGTATTGCCCGCAGCCAGGCTGCTTTGGGAACGCTCAAAGAAGCTGAATTTGATTTCTTTGCCGGTCAGGGTATGCTGGAAGGTTTTGTAGAGGAGTTTGCGAATCTTGCCTTTGATTTGGAACGCAAGCATTCAACCATATTCACGGTTGCTTCAAAGGTGGGTTCATTAGATGACTTCGCCGATAAGCTTTTGCATTTCACCGATGAGATGTTATCTAGATCCAAGGAATACTATGATGGAAGATTAACACCGTTTTACTCCTTATTGATGGATACCTATCGCATGAAGATTATGATGACGGTTATTGAGAATAAGAAGATGTTCTCTAAGGGATACTATAAAGAAATTTCTAAATTTGCTGTGATCAAACCAAGTTATTTGAGCCGTTTGGAAGAGCGTTGGATTGAGAAACAAAAGCTGAAAGAGATTTTGGATCAATTGCTATCAACCGAAATTAGAGACTAGAGGAGAAATAATGAATAATATGGAATATAACGATATTTATCCAGAAGTAAAAGAAGATGTGGTGAGTGTTAAGGATTGGTTGCTGGTGATGCTCTTAATGAGTATTCCTTTTGTGAATTTGATCATGCCTTTTGTATGGGCATTTGGCGGTGGAGATATTCCGGAAAGTAAAAAGAACTGGGCCAAGGCCATGCTTTTATGGGCTTTGATTATCATTGGCTTGTATATTGTACTGCTGGTTGTTTTTGGATTCTCCATTATGTCATTGGCAGACTCCTATTAGAAAAACTAGACAAAGAAATTCTTTTTTGATAAACTAGGAGCGTTGAATAGAAGAGACTGTGAATGGACCTAGTAGGGGATTGAAAAGTTATCAAGCGAGTCGTTGGTTGGTGTGAAACGACAACTTTTTCCTTGAACTCAGCCGGGAGTCAATCCTTGTAAAAGGATCGGTGAAAACCGTTATCTAAAGAAGAGGGCATAACTGCCAACTAGAGTGGTACCGCGGGTTTTCTCGTCTCTAAACAAGACAAGAATGCTCGCTTTTTTATAGAATCGAAAGGAGAACGATCATGCAAATAAAAACTTATGAGCCTGGCGAGATTGAAAAGAAATGGCAAGGCCGCTGGGAAGAATTACAATGCTATGCAGCAACGAATGATTTGGATAAGGAAAAGTTCTATGCCTTGATTGAATTCCCTTATCCGTCTGGAAAAGGACTTCACGTAGGACACCCTCGTCCCTATACAGCTTTGGACATTGTGGCCAGAAAACGCCGCTTGGAAGGATATAATGTTTTATTCCCCATGGGATGGGATGCATTCGGTCTTCCAACGGAAAACTATGCCATTAAGAACAAGGTTCATCCTGCAACGGTAACTAAAGAGAATGTGGCGAGATTCAAGTCGCAATTGCAATCCTTAGGTTTCTCATTTGATTGGGCCCGGGAAGTCAATACGACGGATCCCAACTACTACAAATGGACCCAATGGATTTTCCTTCAATTGTTTAAAAAGGGCTTGGCTTATAAAAAAGAATTCCCCATCAACTGGTGTACAAGCTGTAAGGTTGGCTTGGCCAATGAGGAAGTTGTCAACGGTGTTTGTGAACGTTGTGGTTCTCAAGTTGTTCAAAAGGTCAAAAACCAGTGGATGTTGAAAATTACCGAGTACGCGGATCGTTTGATCCAAGACTTGGATGAAGTGGATTATTCAGAAAGAATCAAGACTCAACAGAAAAACTGGATCGGTAAATCCAAAGGGATGGAAGTTGATTTTGCTATCGCTGGATCCGATGACAAGCTGCGGGTTTACACAACACGTCCGGATACTTTGTATGGAGCAACTTACATGGTAATGTCTCCTGAGCATCCCTATATCAAAAAGTACGCCGATCGCATTCAGAATATGGATGCCCTTGAAGCCTATAAGGTGGCGGCTTCAAAGAAATCTGAGTTTGAACGTACGGAATTGGTTAAAGAGAAAACCGGAGTTGAAATCGATGGCTTGATGGCCATTAATCCAGTTAATGATCAAGAAATTCCAATCTGGATTTCAGATTACGTTTTAATGAGCTATGGTACCGGTGCGATTATGGCCGTACCAGCACATGACACCCGTGACTGGGAATTTGCCAAGAAATTTGATTTGCCAATTGTAGAAGTGGTTGCAGGCGGCAAGGTGGATGAAGAAGCTTTTACGGATATCGCAGAAGGAATCATGATTAATTCCCCGGTGATCGATGGCTTGTCCGTGGCAGATGCCAAAGTGAAGATTGCTGATTTCATCGTAGAAAAAGGGATTGGTGAGAAAAAGACCAACTTCAAATTGCGCGATTGGGTCTTCTCGCGTCAGCGTTACTGGGGCGAACCAATTCCAATGGTTTA
This genomic window contains:
- the leuS gene encoding leucine--tRNA ligase is translated as MQIKTYEPGEIEKKWQGRWEELQCYAATNDLDKEKFYALIEFPYPSGKGLHVGHPRPYTALDIVARKRRLEGYNVLFPMGWDAFGLPTENYAIKNKVHPATVTKENVARFKSQLQSLGFSFDWAREVNTTDPNYYKWTQWIFLQLFKKGLAYKKEFPINWCTSCKVGLANEEVVNGVCERCGSQVVQKVKNQWMLKITEYADRLIQDLDEVDYSERIKTQQKNWIGKSKGMEVDFAIAGSDDKLRVYTTRPDTLYGATYMVMSPEHPYIKKYADRIQNMDALEAYKVAASKKSEFERTELVKEKTGVEIDGLMAINPVNDQEIPIWISDYVLMSYGTGAIMAVPAHDTRDWEFAKKFDLPIVEVVAGGKVDEEAFTDIAEGIMINSPVIDGLSVADAKVKIADFIVEKGIGEKKTNFKLRDWVFSRQRYWGEPIPMVYCEKCGWQPIDESELPLLLPEVESPAPTETGESPLANMMDWRRTTCPHCGGEALRETDTMPQWAGSSWYFLRYIDPDNSKALADPELLKYWLTVDWYNGGMEHTTLHLLYSRFWHKVLYDIGAVPTKEPYQKRTSHGMILGSNGEKMSKSRGNVVNPDEVVDEYGADTLRMYEMFIGDFEKSVPWSMNGVKGCRRFLDKVWKLQGMLVDGEAYSKELETIMHKTIKKVSHDFETLKYNTAVAQMMTFVNEVMKVGKINRAEFKSLLILLNPVSPHVTEEMWVENGYEGYLHQSTWPTFDEAKTVDSVIQMAVQINGKVRGTITIPKDADKEIAKAAAMAEENIMAHLEGKNIVKEIFVPGRIFNIVVK